A window from Terriglobia bacterium encodes these proteins:
- a CDS encoding alkaline phosphatase family protein: MKPSWLSRREFLASSAALLSAPAFAQRPPQRAVVIMCDGFGLEYMEKSHMPALAAWRRQGLFRRVRATMPSVTNTNNASICCGVWPDQHGITGNSYFDERSGREEYMESADLLLAPTLFQRARKHGVKSALLSSKKKTTTLLPAGADLVLTAEEPSQEWVRRLGPPAGIYSREINYWLMTAAIDLLKNRRDLGCLYVHTTDYPMHTWPPEAVESREHLARLDQLFAEAAAAAPDAAFLLTADHGMNHKSRCWDLEKVCAQHGEPIRIAISAERDRYLKHHSGYGGVAYVYCKTPRDIDSVARVLTGIDGVESVLTRSEAAKRFHLMASRIGDLIVLGDRDTVFGELDAPSEPLAAEYRTHGSLHEMDVPLVIYNANVQLKPEEFQYNRDLARWLYAG; the protein is encoded by the coding sequence ATGAAACCCTCCTGGCTTTCGCGCCGGGAGTTTCTTGCTTCGAGCGCGGCGCTGCTCTCCGCTCCTGCGTTCGCCCAGCGGCCGCCGCAGCGCGCAGTGGTGATCATGTGCGATGGCTTCGGTCTCGAATACATGGAGAAGAGCCACATGCCGGCGCTCGCTGCATGGCGCCGCCAGGGGCTTTTCCGCCGCGTCCGGGCCACCATGCCGTCGGTCACCAACACCAACAATGCTTCCATCTGTTGCGGCGTGTGGCCCGATCAGCATGGCATCACCGGCAATTCGTACTTCGACGAACGCTCTGGCCGCGAAGAATATATGGAGAGCGCCGACCTGCTGCTCGCGCCCACGCTCTTTCAGCGAGCCCGGAAGCACGGCGTCAAATCGGCTCTGCTGTCCTCCAAGAAGAAGACAACCACACTGCTGCCGGCCGGCGCCGATCTGGTTCTCACGGCTGAGGAGCCGTCCCAGGAATGGGTGCGGCGGCTCGGCCCCCCGGCGGGAATCTACAGCCGCGAGATCAATTACTGGCTGATGACCGCCGCCATCGATTTGCTCAAAAATCGCCGCGACCTGGGTTGCCTGTATGTGCACACGACCGACTACCCCATGCACACCTGGCCTCCCGAGGCCGTCGAATCCAGGGAGCATCTCGCGCGACTGGATCAACTCTTCGCTGAAGCGGCAGCCGCCGCGCCGGACGCTGCGTTCCTGCTCACCGCCGATCACGGTATGAACCATAAGTCGCGCTGCTGGGATCTGGAGAAGGTTTGCGCGCAGCACGGCGAGCCGATCCGGATCGCTATTTCCGCGGAACGCGATCGATATCTCAAACACCATAGCGGTTACGGCGGGGTGGCATACGTGTATTGCAAGACACCACGTGATATCGACTCCGTAGCCAGGGTCCTGACCGGCATCGACGGCGTCGAAAGCGTGTTGACGCGCAGCGAAGCGGCCAAACGCTTTCATCTGATGGCCTCACGCATTGGAGACCTGATCGTGCTCGGCGATCGCGATACCGTCTTCGGCGAGCTCGATGCGCCTTCCGAGCCGCTTGCGGCGGAGTATCGCACCCACGGCTCGCTGCACGAAATGGATGTGCCGCTGGTGATCTACAACGCGAACGTCCAACTCAAGCCGGAGGAGTTCCAATACAACCGCGACCTGGCCCGCTGGCTGTACGCCGGCTGA